The Treponema phagedenis DNA segment ATACTTGCAGCTTGCGCAAAGGACTGAAACACATCAAGCTCTGCAATTTCAGCAGCAAGTTTTCGCAAAAAAAGATTCTCTTTGTTTATGCGGGAACGTATCTCAAAAAAAATATCCCGTTCACATGCAATGATATTTTCATCGACATTATTTAATTTAGTTTCAATATCTACGAGTTTGTCAGTAGTAAATCGATCGGCATTGGCAAGAGAGCGGCGGCGAATAAAGTGGTCGGGCACCGATTTTAAATTTCCCTTTGTTACTTCTAAAAAATAGCCGAGCATTCTGTTATATTTTATTTTTAAATTATGTATACCTGTTGCTTCTTGCTCTTCCAATAAATATTGTTCAAGAATGCTTGTTGCATTATTTCGCATATCATATAATTCATCAAGCTTTTCAGAAAAGCCGCGCTTAATGAGCTTCCCTTCGGTAAAAATAATTGAACAATCTTCAAGTATCGAGTTTTCCAGTAATGTGAAAAGCTCTATCAGTTTTTGCACTTCCAAGTCCGACAATTTTAAAAAAAAGAGGCTTTCTTCCGCGCTGATTCGATTAAGGCTGATGCAGGCGTTTAAACTCTGCTTTAAGGCAAGTAAATCTTTTGCGTGAGCGCGCTCCATCGCAAGCCGCCCCGCAAGCCGCTCAATATCAAAGATATCGGATAAATACTCTTGCACCCGATTAAACGCTCTCTGATTTTTATATAATACGTCCGTTTTTTCTAATCTTTTTTGAATTTCCGCCTTATCTCTTAAGGGGCGATGCAATCGATAACGTAATAATCTTGCCCCCATTGAGGTTTTTGTATAGCTCAGGGTTTCAAAAACACTGTAAGCAGAAGTCCCGTCTCGAATATTCTGCAAAATTTCAAGATTTTTCCGTGTTGAGTCGTCCATGGTAACAAAATCGTTTTCTCCGTATACGGAAATACCGGTAACATGAGAAAGAGGCGCCCCGGAAGTTTGCTCCAAATATTCCAGTAACAGTCCTGCCGGCGGCACTTCAGGAGAATCAACGGTAAGAGAAAATGCTTTAAGGTTTTCAGTGCCGAAACACATACAAAGCCGCTTTTCCGCAGTTTTCGGATTATACGACCAATCGGGATAAAGATTTTGAAACATATCCGGATATTCGGCACAGATGTTTTTAAGCTCCGGGATTTCCTGCGGTAGAGATTGCTGAATAAGGATTTCCTTCGGTTGAATTTTCCCCATCTCTTTTTTAAAATTATCAGCGAATTCCGACAACGGAAAAGAGGTGGCAAAAAAGTATCCGGTACTTACATCGATATAGGCAAAGCCGATGTAAAAATCAAAAGCTTTCTCCGTGCGATATTTTTTCGGTGTGCAGTATACCGCCGCAAGATAGTTTGCTTTGCCTTGTTCTAAAAAATCATCTTCAACAGCGGTTCCCGGCGTGATGATTTCTACAACTCTTCGCTTGGTTAATTCCCCCGGAACAGGATTAGAAACCTGTTCACAGATTGCGATTTTTTTCCCCGCTCGTAAGAGTCTGGCAATATAAATTTTTGCGGCATGGTAAGGAATTCCGCACATAGGATTTTTGCCCCGCTGCGTAAGCGTCAAGTTAAGCAGCTTGCTAATCTCTATTGCATCTTCATTGAACATTTCATAAAAATCTCCAAGTCTAAAAAACAATACCGCATCGCGGTGCTCCGCTTTAATCTCTTGGTACTGCCGCATCATTGGAGTTTGTACGTCGTTCATTTACCTGGAACCGAGCTCCCTAATTGTTTGTTCGGTAATATCGACAGTGGGACTGTACCAGACAATTCCTGAATCTTTTTGTAGATCTAATACCATCGTATATCCTTCACTTTCAGCAATTTTTTTTATTGCATTATAGAGTTTACCATAAAATTCATCATCGCTTGTAAGATTTTTCCTAATTGCGGCAAGCTCATCATTTGAAGCTTTTGAGTATTCCACTAAAAAGCTGGTTTTTGAGGCAATCATCGCGTCATATTTTTGCGCAATATTTTCTTTTCCAACCGCTTCTGCATCAACTTTTTTTTGGCGAAGCATAATTATCTCATCCGACATTTTTTTTATTTCGGCTTGATGTTTTGCTTTTTTTGCCTCATAATCCCGCACCGCCCGAGAATCACGTAAAAAAAGCGTATAAATTCGCGATGTATCAATGACGGCAAAACGGGTAATTTGTTGCGCAAATAAAAAAGCGCCGAACATCAAAAAAAATACAATACTCAAATTTTTTTTCATTATGAAACAATCTCCTTTATATCATAAATTAGGTGTATTAAATGAAAGCACAAATTTCCAATCAGCACCTTTTCCGTTTCCCCAATACGGCTTCCAGTTGTTTGAGCGGAAGGTATTGGCAAACATAAGGCGCAATGGAAATTGCGGTAAGGTAAATCGTAAGCAGGGCCCAAAACTAAAGTAGTAATCATTAATAGTGAGTTTTTTTAAGCTTTTTAAATCTTGCTTAACCGCCGCCGCATCAAAGAAAAAGTCAAATGATAAAATACCGTGTGCAAGCGGCCAGCGGAATTCCGCCCTATGCTGTATAAGCACATCTCCGGTTCCCGCCATTCCAAGGCTTGTCCATCCAAATCCGGCAAATATACCGTCAACAAGCAATTTGCTGTTTTCTCCGATAGCTTGTTTTGGATACGGCAGTTGGAAGGAAAAGCTTGAATAAAAAGCAAGCACAAATTTTAAATTCCACACGGGAGAAACCGGATAGTTTAAAAGCGTGAAATATAGCTCTCCTTTTGTTTCGGATCTGAAAAAGTATTCATCTTCAATCTTAGGTAATAAGCCGAAAAAAGAAATTTTTTCGCTTAAAAACCAGCCCTTTGACGGATCATATGCAAAATCTCTATTGTCAAAAGAAACCCCTGTCCAGAAAACATTGCTTAAAGACCAGCGTCTTTGCTGATTTCTTACCGCAAAGTCGGACGGCCGATATAAGTCCGCATTATAAAAGTTTTTTACAAGAGAAAAATTTATACCACCTCGTAATGTTATCATTGCATATCGAGGAAACCAGCGATAACCGGTATGCATACCGAAATCAAGCTCCAGTCGATTATACTTCATCTTATATGCTTCAGCCAATGTCGGATTTGCTTCATATTCTTCCCAGGTTGAGAAAGGATCAGGCGGAACCAGCCCTTTACTTGCCTTGGCATCTTTATCGGTAAACATAGGATATAAAACGTCCTGATTACTGTAAAGATATTTATGTGTTATACCGAAATCAAACCCCACAGTTAAAGGAGTTCCGAGAAACCAGTTTTCGGTGTAGTTCGCTTTTAAAGATTGTGTATCGGTTGCCACCGATCCGTTCACGGAAATAGAACTACCGCGCCCGAGAAAGTTGCGTTCTTCCCATTGTACAAAAAGGGAAAGCGGAAAGCTGTTTGCCGTTGAGGCGCCGGAAAAAGTAATACCGAATTGAATATTCGCAGTTGATTGCTCTTCAAGATTCAATACAATATCGATAAGATCTTGTTCGGAACCCGGCTGTATATCGGGAACGATTGATGAGAAGTAGCGCAGATTAAAAAGGTTCCTTAAACTGTCGGTAAATTTTGACTTTGAAAAAACATCACCCGGTTCTAAAAGCATTTCCCGTAAGATAACAGAATCTTTTGTTTTTTTATTCCCTCGAATAAAAATATTTTCAATATGGCTTCTAGCGCGTTCTATAATTGTTATGGTAAAAGAAACTTCTTTTGTTGAGGGATCTCGATGCTCTTCTTTTGTGATATGATTTGAAGTATATCCGTTTTCAAAATAGGTATCGGCAATGGCTTGAAAACCGCTTTCAAACAGGGTCATGTCCAATACCGCACC contains these protein-coding regions:
- the mutS gene encoding DNA mismatch repair protein MutS, which translates into the protein MNDVQTPMMRQYQEIKAEHRDAVLFFRLGDFYEMFNEDAIEISKLLNLTLTQRGKNPMCGIPYHAAKIYIARLLRAGKKIAICEQVSNPVPGELTKRRVVEIITPGTAVEDDFLEQGKANYLAAVYCTPKKYRTEKAFDFYIGFAYIDVSTGYFFATSFPLSEFADNFKKEMGKIQPKEILIQQSLPQEIPELKNICAEYPDMFQNLYPDWSYNPKTAEKRLCMCFGTENLKAFSLTVDSPEVPPAGLLLEYLEQTSGAPLSHVTGISVYGENDFVTMDDSTRKNLEILQNIRDGTSAYSVFETLSYTKTSMGARLLRYRLHRPLRDKAEIQKRLEKTDVLYKNQRAFNRVQEYLSDIFDIERLAGRLAMERAHAKDLLALKQSLNACISLNRISAEESLFFLKLSDLEVQKLIELFTLLENSILEDCSIIFTEGKLIKRGFSEKLDELYDMRNNATSILEQYLLEEQEATGIHNLKIKYNRMLGYFLEVTKGNLKSVPDHFIRRRSLANADRFTTDKLVDIETKLNNVDENIIACERDIFFEIRSRINKENLFLRKLAAEIAELDVFQSFAQAASIHGWVKPSFVDDGQLEIIAGRHPVVEKHLPAGEFIPNDLHLSSESDSSLPSFALITGPNMAGKSTYLRQTALIVLLAQIGSFVPAEKAVITPVDCIFCRVGASDNLARGESTFLVEMTETAYILRSATQKSLVIMDEVGRGTSTEDGLSIARAVSEYLLNKIGAKTLFATHYHELSYLEHPRLKNFCLDVLETEEKIVFLKKVIEGVSNNSYGIHVARLAGVPESVLARAQTLLDLFAKTKNQNTTADIISPAAFENHSPRENSNTLFSEEDMIINEIISLNPDSITPLEALQLVTRWKNNLYPQK
- a CDS encoding OmpH family outer membrane protein; this encodes MKKNLSIVFFLMFGAFLFAQQITRFAVIDTSRIYTLFLRDSRAVRDYEAKKAKHQAEIKKMSDEIIMLRQKKVDAEAVGKENIAQKYDAMIASKTSFLVEYSKASNDELAAIRKNLTSDDEFYGKLYNAIKKIAESEGYTMVLDLQKDSGIVWYSPTVDITEQTIRELGSR
- the bamA gene encoding outer membrane protein assembly factor BamA; the encoded protein is MYKKIGVILCFLFGMTVLFAEVADNWYVQKPIRGIHFEGLEHVSKAELDEIFSSYRGKKWSDDVYWEILQKLYALDYFSEIVPKAIPADPDYESVLLQFSVKEQPAIIGIKFTGNNRLRSGDLLSKILLKKGDIYNEIKLKTDEESLRKYYLEKGYAAVQLSSTVDKTADGIIIHFTITEGKQTVVSEIHFEGNTVATEKTLKKTLASQEVRFLTAGIFKESNLEIDKTAIHNYYAERGYIDAHVENIIQKIDDKTNPQKNLVSLTYVIMEGQQYLFGGVTISGNRLFSTKELESKISLKKGAVLDMTLFESGFQAIADTYFENGYTSNHITKEEHRDPSTKEVSFTITIIERARSHIENIFIRGNKKTKDSVILREMLLEPGDVFSKSKFTDSLRNLFNLRYFSSIVPDIQPGSEQDLIDIVLNLEEQSTANIQFGITFSGASTANSFPLSLFVQWEERNFLGRGSSISVNGSVATDTQSLKANYTENWFLGTPLTVGFDFGITHKYLYSNQDVLYPMFTDKDAKASKGLVPPDPFSTWEEYEANPTLAEAYKMKYNRLELDFGMHTGYRWFPRYAMITLRGGINFSLVKNFYNADLYRPSDFAVRNQQRRWSLSNVFWTGVSFDNRDFAYDPSKGWFLSEKISFFGLLPKIEDEYFFRSETKGELYFTLLNYPVSPVWNLKFVLAFYSSFSFQLPYPKQAIGENSKLLVDGIFAGFGWTSLGMAGTGDVLIQHRAEFRWPLAHGILSFDFFFDAAAVKQDLKSLKKLTINDYYFSFGPCLRFTLPQFPLRLMFANTFRSNNWKPYWGNGKGADWKFVLSFNTPNL